The Streptomyces sp. A2-16 sequence GCCCCGTCCGTGGAAGGCACCAAGACCTTCAACCAGTACTGGAGCGTCCGGCAGTCGAGGCGGACCGGCGGCACCATCACCACCGGCAACCACTTCGACGCGTGGGCCCGCGCCGGCATGCCGATGGGCAGCTTCAAGTACTACATGATCCTCGCGACCGAGGGATACCAGAGCAGCGGCAGCTCCAACATCACGGTGGCGTGATGAGGGCCCGGGCGCACCTCCCGTTACTGGCCGCGGCCCTGGCCGCCGCCGGCACCCTCGCCGTCCCCGCCGCCGCTGCTCCCGCGCAGCCCGCGGCCTGCACCGGGTACGTCGGCCTCACCTTCGACGACGGCCCCGGCAGCGGCACCACCGCCCTGCTCAACTCCCTGAAGCAGTACGGCCTCAGGGCCACCATGTTCAACACGGGCCAGAACGCCGCCGCGAGCCCGGCACTCGTCAGGGCCCAGGTCAGCGCCGGAATGTGGGTCGGCAACCACAGCTACACGCACCCGCATCTGACCCAGCAGAGCCAGGCCACGATCGACTCGGAGATCTCCCGCACGCAGCAGGCGATCGCGAACGGCGGCGGTGGCACACCGAAGCTGTTCCGGCCGCCGTACGGCGAGACCAACGCGACGGTGAAGGCCGTGGAGGCCAGATACGGGCTGACCGAGGTCCTGTGGCAGGTCGACTCGCAGGACTGGAACAACGCCAGTACCGACGCGATCGTCGCGGCGGTCGGGCGGCTCACCAACGGGCAGGTCGTCCTCCTGCACGACTGGCCCGCCAACACCCGCGCGGCGATTCCGCGCATCGCGCAGACCCTGGCCGCCAAGGGGCTGTGCGCGGGCATGATCTCGCCGCAGACGGGGCGGGCGGTGGCCCCCGGCTGAGCCCCGGCCTCTCGGGCACCCCGGCAGCGCCACCATCAGGTACCGCGGCAACCCGGTCCCGGCACGGCGGTCACACCCGCACACCACCGTGCCGGGCACCGGGAAGCGAGCGGTACCGACCCGTACGAGGCGTACTCGTCCGTACGAGGACCGCACACGCGGCGTCTCCCGGCGGCGATCAGAGTTTGCGGCCGACCCCGCAATACGCGTCCACCCCGGCCGGGCCGGCTTCCTCGGGGCGCCACTCCGTCACCCGCACCACGCCCGGCGCGACCGGTTCCAGGCCGTCGAAGAACGCGGCGATCTCCTCGACCGCCCGCACGTGGTACGGCACCGCCCCGCTGGAGTTGTACGCCTCCGACGCCGCGATCATCCCCTCGCTCGTGGCCGTGCTGTCGCTGATCACCAGGTAACTGCCGGGCGCCAGGCCCGACATGAGTCGCCGGACCAGGTCGAGGGCCCGGTCGTGGTCGGCGACGTGGCCGAGGGTGTTGAGGATCATCAGGGCGACCGGCCGGTCGAGGTCGAGGGTGTCGGCGGCGGCCCGGAGGATGGACTCGGGGTCGTACAGATCGGCCTGCAGGTAGGCCGTCCTGCCCTCGGGGGCGCTGGTGAGCAGGGCGTTGGCGTGGGCCAGCACGATGGGGTCGTTGTCGACGTAGACGATCCGGGCGTCCGGGGCGACCCGCTGGGCCACCTCGTGGGTGTTGTCGGCGGTGGGCAGGCCGGTCCCGATGTCCAGGAACTGCCGTACCCCCTGCTCGCCCGCGAGATGGCGGACCGCGCGGCCCAGGAAGCGCCGGCTGGTGACCGCCACGTCGACGAGCCCGGGGAAGATCTCCTTGATGTGGTCGCCGATCTCGCGGTCCACCTCGTAGTTGTCCTTGCCGCCGACGAAGTAGTTCCAGAAGCGGGCGGAGTGCGGCTTGCTGGTGTCGATCGGGGTGTGCGGCACGGCGAGAACTCCCGGGGCGTGGTGGGACGGGTGACTCCGTTCGGCTGTGAATGCCGCGATTCCCCGGCCGGGGGCGCGGCTTTGCCGCAATCATGAGCGGCAAGTGGGTCAGCCACGTCCCACTGAATGCCATTCGCACCACAACTCACAAGATCCACAGCCGACTTGACGCGTTTTCGACGTGTCGCTCCGGAGGGAAGACGCAGCCATGGCCACTCCTCTGTCCGCCGCGAAGATGCTCGCCGCACTGAAGGCCGAGGGCCTCACCGTGCACGAGCACGCCGGCTGGAAGACCCACAACCGCGACGCGGCGTCCGGCAAGTCCTTCGGTCCCGTCATCGGGGTGCTGATCCACCACACCGGCGGGCACGACGACAAGGAGCTCTGCTTCAAGGGCAGATCCGACCTTCCGGGACCGCTGTGCCACGCCTGGCTCGGCAAGACCGCGGGCCTGTGGATGATCGGCAACGGCCGTACCAACCACGCCGGTTACGCCGACATCGATGTCCTGAACGCGCTCCGTGAGGAGAAGCCGCTCCCGCACGACGACGCGGCCGGGGCCGACGGCAACGACTGCCTTTACGGCCTGGAGATCGAGAACCGCGGCAAGGGCGGGGACCCCTACCCGCAGGCGCAGTACCGGCAGGCCGTGCTGTGGGCGGCGGCGATCTGCCGGGCGCACGGGTGGAGCGAGAAGTCCGTCGCCGGGCACAAGGAGTGCCAGCCGGGGAAGATCGACCCGAGTTTCGACATGGACGACTTCCGGGCCGCCGTGAAGAAGCAACTGGCCGCGGGGCCCGGCAAGTCGGAGTCGACGAAGCCGGCGGGCAAGCCGCGCGTCGACCTGTCCCGGCTGGTGAAGGCCGCGAGGACCGACCCCGGGGCCAAGCAGGGCCACGTCAGCTACATGGCCGGAACCAATCTCACCGAGGCGGCCCTCGTCGAACTCGGCTATCTCTCCCGGTCCTACGCGGGCGACGGCTCGTTCGGCACCACGACGATCGCCGCCTACGCCAAGTGGCAACGCCACCTGGGCTACACGGGCGCCGACGCCAACGGCGTCCCGGGCAAGATCTCCCTGTCCCGGCTGGGCGAGAAGACGGGACTGTTCACGGTCGTGGCCTGACCGCCGGGCCCGCCGCCGACCCGCCACCGGGCGCCGAGTTGCGGGTCGGCGCGGTCCTTGAGGTACTGGCTGTATCTACCGAGCAGTCGCGGGGTCCTCTCTACAGGGAGAGGAGGCAGGAAATGGCCAAGCGTCTGGTGGTCTGCTGCGACGGGACGTGGAATCTCGCCGACCAGCCGAGCAAGACAAATGTCGCCAAGGTGGCCCTGGCCGTACGGCGACGCTCCGCTGCCGGAACGGAACAGCGGGTGTACTACCACAGCGGGGTCGGCACGAACCGGCGGGAACGGCTGCGGGGCGGGGCGTTCGGAGTGGGGCTCTCGCGCAATGTGCTCGACGCCTACCGCTTCCTGGTCCACACCTTCGAGCCCGGGGACAGCCTGTACCTGTTCGGCTTCAGCCGGGGCGCGTTCACCGCGCGCAGCCTGGCGGGGCTGGTGCGCAACTGCGGCATCCTGCGCCCGGAGCAGGTCGATCGGATCGGTGAGGCGTGGGCGCTGTACCGCAGTCGCGCCGACAAGCCGACCAGCGTGGCCGCGACCCTGTTCCGCAGGGCGTACTCGTACGAGACGGAGATCCGTTTCGTGGGCGTGTGGGACACGGTCGGTTCCCTGGGCATCCCGGTTCCGGCGCCCTGGTTCCTCCAGCCGCTGGTCGACCGCTTCAACCACCGCTGGGCCTTCCACGACACCACCCTCAGCAAGTCGGTGAACGGCGCCTTCCAGGCCCTGGCCGTCGACGAGGAGCGCTCGGCGTTCCCGCCGACGCTGTGGCAGCAGGAGGAAGGCGCCGACCGGGACCAGGAGCTGCTGCAGGTGTGGTTCTCCGGGGTGCATCTCTCCGTCGGGGGCGGCGAGAAGGACTCGGGTCTGTCCGACATCACCCTGCTGTGGATGGTCAGGCAGGCCATCCGGTACGGCCTGGAGTTCGATCCCAAGGTCCTCAGCGCTCAGGGACC is a genomic window containing:
- a CDS encoding polysaccharide deacetylase family protein, with protein sequence MRARAHLPLLAAALAAAGTLAVPAAAAPAQPAACTGYVGLTFDDGPGSGTTALLNSLKQYGLRATMFNTGQNAAASPALVRAQVSAGMWVGNHSYTHPHLTQQSQATIDSEISRTQQAIANGGGGTPKLFRPPYGETNATVKAVEARYGLTEVLWQVDSQDWNNASTDAIVAAVGRLTNGQVVLLHDWPANTRAAIPRIAQTLAAKGLCAGMISPQTGRAVAPG
- a CDS encoding SAM-dependent methyltransferase; this encodes MPHTPIDTSKPHSARFWNYFVGGKDNYEVDREIGDHIKEIFPGLVDVAVTSRRFLGRAVRHLAGEQGVRQFLDIGTGLPTADNTHEVAQRVAPDARIVYVDNDPIVLAHANALLTSAPEGRTAYLQADLYDPESILRAAADTLDLDRPVALMILNTLGHVADHDRALDLVRRLMSGLAPGSYLVISDSTATSEGMIAASEAYNSSGAVPYHVRAVEEIAAFFDGLEPVAPGVVRVTEWRPEEAGPAGVDAYCGVGRKL
- a CDS encoding N-acetylmuramoyl-L-alanine amidase, whose amino-acid sequence is MATPLSAAKMLAALKAEGLTVHEHAGWKTHNRDAASGKSFGPVIGVLIHHTGGHDDKELCFKGRSDLPGPLCHAWLGKTAGLWMIGNGRTNHAGYADIDVLNALREEKPLPHDDAAGADGNDCLYGLEIENRGKGGDPYPQAQYRQAVLWAAAICRAHGWSEKSVAGHKECQPGKIDPSFDMDDFRAAVKKQLAAGPGKSESTKPAGKPRVDLSRLVKAARTDPGAKQGHVSYMAGTNLTEAALVELGYLSRSYAGDGSFGTTTIAAYAKWQRHLGYTGADANGVPGKISLSRLGEKTGLFTVVA
- a CDS encoding DUF2235 domain-containing protein, yielding MAKRLVVCCDGTWNLADQPSKTNVAKVALAVRRRSAAGTEQRVYYHSGVGTNRRERLRGGAFGVGLSRNVLDAYRFLVHTFEPGDSLYLFGFSRGAFTARSLAGLVRNCGILRPEQVDRIGEAWALYRSRADKPTSVAATLFRRAYSYETEIRFVGVWDTVGSLGIPVPAPWFLQPLVDRFNHRWAFHDTTLSKSVNGAFQALAVDEERSAFPPTLWQQEEGADRDQELLQVWFSGVHLSVGGGEKDSGLSDITLLWMVRQAIRYGLEFDPKVLSAQGPDVMDPDKCVDFAVQPNPLGPWVPSRKGFYRVFKPLHRPIGQERDKEGRLVGHEYLADTVLRRRAGDPRYRPPALETYLEDVGERFVRTVPLAFTEEPVGTP